The nucleotide sequence GCAGGAGAAATTCGTACGTTTGTTCAGCTCGTGTTGCCACTTTCCTTGCCTGGGCTTGCAACGATCGCTCTATTTTGCACACTCGGATACTGGAACGACTGGTTTAATGCATTGCTCTACATCGATAAATCTAGTCTAGTTCCGTTGCAATCGATGCTGATGAGAATCGAAAATAGTATGCAATTTTTATTGCAAAATTCGAGCAACTCTTCGATTAACACAGGTATTTTGCAATCGATGCCACAAGAATCGGCTCGGATGGCGATGGTTGTACTTGCGACAGGACCGATCATTCTCGCCTATCCATTTTTCCAACGCTACTTCGTTGAAGGTTTAACGATTGGTGCAGTTAAGGAATAAGGGAGGTTCGTTTAGCAAATGAACGATCAACAACAAAGACATCCACTAACTGATGCAGAGATCGAGGAGAAAGTGAACGAACTCCTCGGTCGTATGACGATACAAGAGAAGATTGGGCAACTATGCCAGCCATTCGGATGGCATATGTATCATGGAGAGAATGGGAAGGCTGAGCTTACAGACGATTTTAAACAAGCGATTGCAAAAGGTGGCATCGGCTCTCTATATGGGACATTGCGTGCTGACCCTTGGACAGGAGTAACGTTGGAGACAGGGCTTTCACCTCGCGAAGGCGTAATAGCGATCAATGAAATCCAGCGTTATGCAATTGAAAATTCTCGTCTAGGCATTCCCATTCTGTTTGGAGAAGAGTGCTCGCATGGTCACATGGCCATTGGAGCGACGGTGTTTCCGGTTCCGCTCGCAATTGGGAGTACATGGAACATTGATCTATATCGTAAGATGTGCCAGGCCATCGCATTGGAGACGAGAGCCCAAGGCGGGGCTGTTACGTATTCTCCGGTACTGGACGTCGTTCGTGATCCGAGATGGGGACGTACGGAAGAATGCTTTGGCGAAGATCCTTATATGATCGGAGAGTTCGCAGTTGCTTCAGTTGAAGGGCTGCAAGGCAATTCCCTTGATCGAGAGGATACTGTTGTTGCAACATTGAAGCATTTTGCCGCTTATGGTAGCTCTGAAGGAGGACGCAATGCGGCTCCTGTTCATATGGGCGTTCGTGAGCTTCATGACATTGACCTCTATCCATTCAAGAAGGCAGTCGAAGCAGGGGCATTGTCGATCATGCCCGCTTATCATGAGATCGATGGGATTCCGTGTACGGTGAATGAGTACTTGCTGCAAGATGTTCTGCGGGATCAATGGGGCTTCGATGGCTATGTAATTACCGATTGTGGCGCAATTGAGATGCTCGTTGAAGGACATGACGTAGCAGAAGATGGTGGTCAAGCGGCAGCGATGGCCATAAAAGCGGGCATAGATATGGAGATGTCCGGCACGATGTTCGGTAAACCTCTATTAGCTGCTTTAGAACGTGGTGACCTGCAGACATCACATATTGATCAAGCAGTAAAACGTGTACTCCGTATTAAATATAAGCTAGGTTTATTTGATCATCCGTATGTTGACCCCCAGCTTGCGGAACGAGTTATCGGCTGCGAGGAGCATGCTGAGCTTGCTTATCAAGTAGCGTCTGAGGCGGTCGTAATGCTCAAGAATGAAGCGAATCTGCTTCCGCTTGGTCGTGAAGCAACAGTTGCTATAATTGGACCGAATGCAGATCAGCCTTACCATCAACTGGGTGATTATACGTCTCCTCAGCCTTCAGGGCAAGTGGTGACAGTGCTAGAAGGAATGAAAATAAAGCTCGGAGTAGACAAAGTTAAATATGCGCCGGGGTGCAGAATAACAGGTGCATCACGAGATGGATTTGATAGTGCGTTATCCGTTGCCACTGAGGCGGATGTGATCGTGATGGTCATGGGTGGATCAAGCGCACGCGATTTTGGTGAAGGAACGATTGATTTACGCACTGGCGCGTCGATTGTAAAAGGTAGTGACCATAATGAGATGGATTGCGGAGAAGGCATCGATCGCAGTGACTTGACGCTCTCAGGCGTACAGCTTCAACTGTTGCAGCACATTCATCAACTAGGTAAGCCTGTAGTTGTAGTCTATATTAATGGCAGACCGATTGCGGAGCCATGGGTGGATGATCATGCTCATGCGATTTTAGAAGCATGGTACCCGGGGCAAGCCGGCGGACTCGCGATTGCGGATATATTGCTCGGCGATGTGAATCCATCAGGGAAGCTTACGATCACTGTACCTCAATCAGTAGGCCAGCTTCCAATGACGTACAATGCGAAGAGATCGAAAGGTAAACGATATTTGGAGATGGATTTGAAACCGCGCTATCCATTTGGCTATGGGTTAAGTTATACGCAATTTGCATACTCGGATCTTTCGATGTCGGAGCACGAAATTTCAAAGGAAGCACTTCGCTCGGGACAATCGGTGCAAATTCAGCTGAAGGTGACGAACAGTGGCCTAGTGGAGGGAGCAGAGGTCGTGCAATTATATGTGACGGATAAAGTAAGCTCGGTTGCGAGACCGGGGAAAGAGCTGAAAGGCTTCCACAAACTATTTTTACAGCCTGGAGAAACGAAGACGGTTACTTTTGAGATTGCAGAAGCACAACTAGGCTTCACAGATCAGCAGTTGAATTGGAACGTAGAGCAAGGAGAGTTTGTCATCTCAGTCGCTCAACATTCCGACGATTCAGCAGCCCTTCTTACAAAGCTAACCGTAAAATAAGGAGATGACATCATGGAAATGATCAATCGGCTCATTCGGGAGCTAACGGAAGCACAATGGCACAATAAAATATCGCTGACGGAATGGGAAGTTCAGCTTACAGAGTATGTGAAGCCTGGATTGTATCGCGATGAATCAGCGCCACAGCTTACAACGTTAGATCAAATTTTGAACGGGAAATCGGGAACGACCTATCGTTTGAAGCGTACTTTAGAGATTCCATCCGAGTGGCAAGACAGTGCAGTTGGTCTTGTATTCGAATTTGGAGGCGAAGGACTGCTGAGAATTAACGGAGAATCGTACCACGGTCTAGATTCTAACCATACGTATGTACCACTTCTCTTGAACAGAATTGGTATGAAGCCTCAGCTTGATGTGGAGCTATTCGATCCGATTCCAGAGCCGCATGACCCACTCAATGCACAAGCGGTCATTCGAGAGCCAATCAAGCGGATTACGTGTGAGCTCGTTCGACCAAATCTACCTGTACAGAGTTTGCTCTACAGCATTATTGTCGTTCGAGATCTCTTGCTTGGACTGCCCGAACGAGAAAAGCTCGCACTTGTGTTGAATTCTGCACTCAAAGAGACGATGGATGCAGTTGCGAACTATCGAACAGCTATCGCTGGCTCTTCTGCTACGGAATTGAACGACGCAGAGGTTGGCAAGGGCTGGATGGAGATTGAGGCGCAGCTCGTTCGCAAAGTGCGTGAACAAGCGTCCTCTGAAGAAGTAACGGGTGTTATGAAAATGGTCGGCCAATCTCATATCGATGTGGCATGGTTATGGCCAGTACGAGAGACTGTGCGTAAGAGCAGTAGGACATTCTCGACTATGAATACGTTAATGGACGAGTATCCTGAGTTCAAATATGCACAAAGCCAGCCGTTGCTCTATCAATTTGTGAAGGACAATGATCCTTCATTATATGCGAAAATTAAAGAGCGTGTAGCAGAGGGGCGTTGGGAGTTAGTCGGCGGGATGTGGATTGAGCCTGACCTCAACTTGCCGAGCGGAGAATCGCTCATTCGACAGCTTGTTCACGGGCAGCGGTTCTATCAACAGGAGTTTGGCAAGCAAGTCGATATTGAATGGCTTCCAGATACGTTCGGTTATTGTGCTTCCCTGCCACAAATATTACAGCAAGCAGGCATTACAAGATTCATGACCTCGAAGCTGAATTGGAACGACACGAATGTGTTCCCTTATGATTTGTTTCAATGGCAAGGAATTGACGGCACACAGCTACTGACGTTTTTGAATCATGGATTGAATGAGCATACGAAACCAAAGGACATTAAGGAACATTGGGAATCGTTCCGTCAGAAAGACCTTCATCATGAGCAAATGCTGCTGTACGGACATGGTGACGGGGGTGGTGGCGTAACGAGGGAAATGCTTGAACAAATTAAGCGAGCAGAGCTCATGCCAGGGTTGCCGAAGGCAACGTTCGGAACGGCTACAGAGTTTTTTGATAACATTGGCGCAGATCGTACAGATCTTCCTGTGTGGCAGGGCGATTTATATTTAGAGCTACATCGTGGTACTTATACGACACATGCGCGAAATAAGCGGTGGAATCGGAAAGCTGAAATTTTATATCGTGAAGCAGAAGTGTGGCAGCAGCTCGCTACGCCTTATGGAGTACAAAGCGATGAGCAAGCGTTCAGAGATCAGATGGACAAGGGGTGGAAGCTCCTTTTGCTTAACCAGTTTCATGACATCATTCCAGGCAGTGCGATTCCTGAAGTGTATGTAACGTCTGAAGAAGAGTATAAATCTGTGTTCGAAATTGGCGATACTGCGCTAGAGCAGAGCTTAAAGTCGATTTCCACTCAAATTTCGACGATGGGTGAAGGCAAGCCGTATGTTGTGTATAACAGCTTTGGATGGAATCGAGACGAAATTGTAACCATTCGAGGCGGTTCAGAGCTAAGTGGTTTGGCAGCGTATGATGCGAATGGTGTTCAATTGCCAACGGACGTCATTGAGAAGGGTGACTCTTATGAGCTATTCGTGTGCGTAAAGTCGATTCCAGCGTTCGGATATTGCACCGTGTGGTTGAAGCAAGCTGAGCAAAAAGCGATGAGTGTAGAAACACTGGACCTTAGCGAGAACTGGGATACGGACAATGTAACATTAGCGTTCAATGAAGCAGGGGAAATTGTTCGTTGGTTCGATAAGCATGCAGATCGGGAACTGCTGAAGCCAGGTGCGAAGGCGAATGAGCTTCAATTTTTCCATGATAAGCCTACGCTATGGGATGCTTGGGACATCGATCCGAGATTCGAGCAGCAAACCGCAGGAGCGGTTGAGCTTCAATCTGCACAAGTGCTTCTTCGTGGCGTAACACAAGATATTTTACGTTTCGAATGGAAATTGAACGCGTCTACGATTATTCAAGACGTTCATATTCGCCATCATGATGGTCGTATCGATTTCCATACTCAAGCAGATTGGCATGAAGCACATAAGTTGCTGAAAGCAGCATTTGACTTCGATATCATAACCACTAAAGCGACTTATGAAATCCCGTTCGGGACTTTAGAGCGTCCGACTCATCGAAATACGAGCTGGGAGCAAGCGCAATTTGAAGTTTGTGGACATCGCTTTGCTGATGTGTCGGAGAGCGGATATGGCGTCAGCTTAATGAATGATTGCAAGTATGGGTATGACATTCATGGTGCGAAGATGCGCCTATCTTTGCTTAGAGCGCCTAAGTGGCCCGATGTAGGTGCTGATCAAGGAGAGCATGCGTTCACTTATTCGATTTATTCGCATCGTGGACAATGGCAAGAAGCGCACGTTGTTCGTCAAGCTGCAGAGTTGAATGGTCCGTTAGTAGCAAGAGCGGTTGCGGCTCAGTTGGGTACACTCCCCTCATCGCATTCTTTTGTTGGACTAGAGAGCAATCATGTAGTGCTAGATACGGTTAAACTAGCGGAAGATGGCGAGCACTCAGTGCTGCGTTTCTATGAAAGTGCTGGGGGGAGAGAATCGGTTTCGATTCGTTGGCCTGAGCCATTCCGCCAAGCAGTGTTGACGAATGCGCTAGAAGAGGAAATTGAACCGTTAACGATAATCGAAGGACAGTTAAAGCTGACTTTCCGTCCGTATGAAATTAAGACGATTAAGTTAATTCGATAGGAGGGGCATAACCGATGGAACAATTCCGTTTGCCAAAAATTCCAATGCCGCCGTTAGGATTGCCGATGTCTGTACAGCAGGTGTTAGCAGAAGCAGAGCAGAAGCTTGCGCATCGTCCCAAGCTACAGCGACTATTTCGCAATTGTTTTCCAAATACGTTAGAAACTGCGACTAAGCTTCAGGATGACGGTACGACATTCATCCTGACTGGAGATATTCCTGCGATGTGGCTTCGCGACTCTGTTGAACAGATCGTGCACTATATACCTCTTGCGAAGGAGGACTCAGAGCTTCAACGGATTATTTCCGGTTTGATCAAACGCCATATGGCTTGTATTCTAATCGACCCATATGCCAATGCGTTCAATGAAACCGCCAATGATTGGCATTGGAGCACAACGGATGTTACTGAGATGGGTCCTTCGGTTTGGGAGCGTAAATTCGAGCTCGATTCGATTTGCTTCTCGATTCGATTAGCATATCTCTATTGGAAGGAAACGAATCGTTCAGACATCTTTAACGCAGATTTTAAAGCAGCGATGCTAACGATTTTGAAGCTATGGCAAACAGAGCAACGCCATCAAGAGCTGTCTCCTTACCGATTTGAACGACATAATGGCATTATGATTGATACCTTGCGAAACAACGGCTTAGGCATGCCCGTGAATTATACGGGTATGATTTGGTCAGGCTTCCGTCCAAGTGACGATGCATGTGATTTCCACTATAATATTCCATCGAACTTGTTCGCTGCAACGAGCCTTCGTCAGCTGAGTGAAATTGCGGAATTCGTATTCCGTGACTTGGCGCTCGTCGCTGAGCTCAATAAGTTAGAAGAAGAAGTGCGACATGGGATTGAGCTATACGGGACATATCGCCATCCGGAATTCGGTCAGATCTATGCGTATGAGACTGACGGCTATGGCAATTATTGCTTAATGGACGATGCCGGAACACCGGGACTAATGTCGATAACTTACCTCAATCCAGAGGAAGCGAGCAATCCCATTTATCAAAACACGCGACGTTTTGCACTCAGTAAGAGCAATCCATTTTATTATGAAGGTAAGGCAGCCAAAGGAATCGGAAGCCCTCATACCCCACCGGATTACATTTGGCATATGGCTCTGTCCATGCAAGGACTTACGGCAGCTACACCAGAGGAGAAGCTGGAAATGATTGCAATGCTTGAAGCGACGGATGCGGATACTGGGTTTATGCACGAAGGCTTTCACGCAGACGATCCCACACAATTTACGCGAAAATGGTTCGTTTGGTCGAACAGCTTATTCGCCCAACTCGTGTATCGTGCGATGAAGGATGGGATTTTGTGAGTCAGATTGTACTTTTTTATGATGAAGCTTTCCCGTTTGACGGTAATCGAGAAATAGCAAACAAGTTAGCATCTGCGGTAGTGGACTCTGCAAGAAATCAAGTTGTTGTCGTCTCGGCGGAACGATTAGCAGAAGCGCTTGCGTCACCAGAAACAGTGAGCTTCATTAACTTACATGCACCGTATTTTCCGGTAGATACATGGATTTCGATTCTCGCCTATGCGAGGTCAGGGCGTGGTCTCATTAGCATTGGGGGAGCACCGTTTAAGCGGCCAGTTCGACAAGTCAATGGCGGATGGCATATTGAGCCGGAACAGACAGCCTATCATCAACAGCTGCACATTCATGAAGCGTTAGCAGTCGATTGTGCTTCTGTCATTAGCCTGCACTCGAACGAGGATATTCCGTTGCTTGTTGGGCAGGAGAGCTTATTCTCGATTTCGAATACATGGAATCTCGTGCCACATGTTTCGAAGACGAGCGATCTTCCGCATCAGATGGGATCATCTGGACCGATGGATACGCGAATTTATCCTCTGCTTAAAGGCGTGACGAATGATAACCGTGAGATATCGGCTCCTGTTGTGCTTTGGGAGCATGTTGGTGGACCGTTTGCAGGAGGACGCTGGCTATTCATCAATCAAGAGCCAGGTGCTCTTCTGATGGAACAAGCGCAAGCGCTTGTGGGTTGGGCGACATTTTGCGCGAAAGGTGTAACAGAGCTGTGGATTAAACCGAATTACGGTTCCTATGAGCCAGGAGAGCGTGCAGTTCTTACTTTACAAGCGCAGTACTTGGGGAGAGCAATTCGTTCGCAATCCGCGCAACAATGGAACTTTTCTATCGCTGTCGGTCAAAAAGGCGAAAGTACAGAATGGACATCGACTTATGCGATTCATGTGACGTCAGAATGGGAAGCTACGATCATCCCGGTTCCCGCTACTCTTCATGAAGGGTTCTATACGATTATTTGTCGTGCACAATCCGATGACGGTGAAGTAAGAATTTTGCGACAAGGATTTTGGGGCGTTGATCGACAACTGCTTGCTTCGGGTACTTCGGTTCGCGCAGGCCGGGATTACTTTGAACGTGATGGAAGGCCGCTTCCTGTTGTCGGAATGACCTATATGACTTCGGATGTTGCACGTAAGTTTCTGTTTCTTCCGAATGTACAAGTATGGGATCGGGATATGGCACAAATGCGTCGTGCCGGGATTAACTGGATTCGGACAGGCATCTGGACAGCCTATCGTAACATTATGCAAGTGGATGGACATGCCTCTGAGGAAGCATTGCGTGCGATTGACGCGTTCTTATTGACCGCAGCAAAGCATGAATTACAGGTAACATTTACATTCTTCTCGTTTACACCTGAAACGTGGGAAGGGGTCAATCCTTTTCTAGACCCGCGCAGTGTAAATGCGCAGAAGCGATTCATTCGTTCGATCGTGTCGCGTCATCGGCAGACAAAGGGTGTCGACTGGGATTTAATTAATGAACCCTCGTTATTTGACCCTGCTCGTATATTCTCTGATGGACCTAGATCTTGCCGTGATCCATTCGAAATTACGGCTTATCGCGCATGGCTCATGGAGCGTCATGAAACGATAGAGCAATTGCGAGAGCATTGGAATGCGACACCGGAGCAACTGCCGAGCTTCGATGTCATCGTACCGCCCGAGGCTACGGAAATCAACTTCGATATTCAAGACATTCATCTGGCGAAGAAGGGGACGCGCTGGCTCGATTACGTGCTGTTCTCGATGGATATGCACAATCGTTGGGCGAAGCAACTCGTCGATACGATCAAGGAGATTACACCCGACCGACTCGTTACGGTGGGGCAAGACGAAGGACTTGGTGCACAACGACCTTCTCCGTTCTTCTACGAAGATGTGGTTGATTACACAACCGTACATTCTTGGTGGCTGAACGATCAATTGGTATGGGATGGCGTCTTTGCCAAAACAGCTAACAAGCCGAACCTCATTCAAGAGACAGGAATTATGTATGTGGAAACGCCTGATGGACGCGCGAAGCGGACTGAAGCGGAACTGCGTAATATTTTAGAGCGGAAATACGCATATGCATTTTCTACCGGTGGCGCCGGAGCCATTCATTGGTTGTGGAATACGAACTTCTATATGAACAATGCGAATGAATCGCAAATTGGAGCCGTTCGCGCGGATGGCACAGAGAAGCCGGAGGCTAACGTCTCCTATGATTTCGGTAAGTTCATCGAAGCTTCACGTGATTTATTTAAAGATCGTGAGCTAGAGCAAGTGGTCGTCGTTTTCCCGTATTCAAATGACTTCTCCAATCGCCAGCTTGCTTTTGATGCGACGACACGGGCAAGTCGTGTGCTTGCGTATGAAATAAAGCAGTCATTCCGTGCGGTTTCCGAATATCATTTGGATGATTTGCGGTGTAATCCAGCGAAGCTAATTATTGTACCGAGTCCGCACAATTTTGAAGACAAGGCGATCACCGAGTTATTTGAGATCGTGCGTGATACCGGCGCGACACTATTATGGACAGGTCCGGTCGGACTCGATGCTTATTGGCATCCGGTGAATCGCTTCGAGCAGTTGCTGGGGTCGAGAGCGCCAGCAAACGTTAGACGTGAGGAGCTATTGGAAGTCGCAGGTCAGACGTATACTGTATCGTATGGAGCACGTCGAATTGCACAGGTGGCCAAAGAAAACGTTGCCGGTGGTCGCAACGAACTTATCGATGTTGCACTAGGCGCAGGTCGTATCATCTGGTGCCCATTGCCGGTGGAATTGAACGATCGTTATGAACCGGTCGCTGCACTGTACCGCTATGCGATCGAGCAAGCACAATGCGAAGCTGAATTTGTGTGGGAGCGTGGTGGAGAGTTAGCTGGTCTTTATGGCCGCAAGCTAGCATTCAAAGACGGCTCGCTGTTCATCTTCGTGTCAGAGCTTGGTAGTGACGCAGAAGTAGAGGTAAAGGATCCTGTAACAGGTTGCGGTTATGCCTTCACACTTGAAACAGATCGCTCCGTATTGTTCGCGGTAGAAGCGAGTGGTAGCCTGCTTGAAGTTTATCGTCCTGATGAAGTAGCCATTCAAGTAAAACGCTAAAAAGCAACAGGCAATCTGATCGTTTCAGATCGGAGTGCCTGTTTTTTGTTGATCTTATGGAAGTCGAATCCCCTGTCACGATATCCCCCTCACTCAGTTACTCCACTCCATGTGCTAAGACCGCGAAACGGTCTTAAACTCACTAAACTAGCTCAACCGAGTGTTCTAAGACCGCGAAACGATCTTAAATCCACAAAACTAGCTCAACCGAGTGTTCTAAGACCGCGAAACGGTCTTAAACCCACCAAACTAGCTCCACCGAGTGTTCTAAGACCGCGAAACGGTCTTAAACCCACCAAACTAGCTCAACCAAGTGTTCTAAGACCGCGAAACGGTCTTAAACCCACAAAACAAACACCCTGAACAGCAAAGTGACATCCATCGTGTGGAAAGTTTACGGCCCGCCTTTGCATTCGTGTGATTACCATTAAATCTAATCAGATTACACGAATGCAATAGCGGGTGGAACACGATGGTTGTCGAGCAGCAGTGACGATGGGTGGATAATGGGTTGTATTAGATGATTGGGTGATCAGCGCAACAGTGACGATGGGTGGGTAGGGTGTTGTTTTTGCATGTGTAAACAAAGAATAGATCATGTTATAGTAAATAAGTTGTTTGAACGAGCAGAGATGCACCATGAGAGGAAGACTAATTACGAAATGCTACACCGATTATCTCGAATTAATATTGTAGGAATACGAGCAGATGTGCTTGCTGGCATTACGACAGTGCTTGCACTGATTCCTGACTCGTTAGCTTTTGCTTTCATCGCAGGTGTGAACCCGATGATTAGCATTTATTCTTCCATTAGTATACTCATCTTGATCTCGATCTTCGGCGGTCGACCGGCCATGGTTTCATCGACAGCAGGGTCGATGGCGGTACTCATGACAGCCCTTGTTGCGCAACATGGCGTAGAGTATTTGTTCGCGGCGACAATCTTGACTGGGGTTATTCAATATTTGATGGGACTTATGCGCATGGGTAAATTAATGCGATTCGTTCCTCACTCAGTCATTACGGGATTCATTAACTCGCTGGCAATATTGATCTTTGTTTCACAGCTACGCTATTTCAAAGCGCAATCGTGGGTTATGTATGCCATGGTAGGGGGAACATTGTTAATCATCTACTTGCTGCCGAAGCTTACGAAGGCGATTCCTTCGCCACTCGTCGCAGTCGCATTCATGACAATCGTGACTGCATTCATGCATCTGAACGTTAACACGGTCGGTGATATAGCGGCAATTGAGCCGATGATTCCTTTATTCCATATCCCTGCGATTCCTTTTAACCTAGAGACGTTGTGGATTTTGTTGCCTACTGCATTCTCTTTAGCGATTGTTGGATATTCTGAAACTTTACTGACGCAGACAATGATCGATGAGATGACAGAAGAGAAGACGAGTAAGGACAAGGAGATGAAAGGTCAAGGCATCGCGAATAGTGTAACTGGATTTTTCGGAGGGATGGCTGGGTGCGCATTGATCGCAGAATCCGTCATTAATGTGAAAGTCGGCGCGCGAGGGCGACTGTCAACGATTGTGGCAGGATTGATGCTGCTTCTTTTCGTATTCGTCCTAGACGGAGTGTTGAACATTATACCGATTGCAGCATTAGTCGGGGTAATGATGATGGTTTGTATTGAGATCTTCGATTGGAAATATCTCCGCAACATTCGCACGATGCCTATGTCTGACACGATTGTGATGATTATTACTGTTGCGATTGTTGTCGTTACGCACGATTTGGCTAAAGGTGTTATAGTGGGTGTGCTGCTGAGCGTACTGCTTCATGCGTATCACACAGCAACTCATTTGCAAATTCATGAGAAGTGGGAAGGCGACGAAAAGGTTTACCGCGTTCGAGGACCTCTATTCTTCGTTTCGAGCGATACTTTGTTTGAGCGAATCGACTTCGCAGACGAATCGGACAACGTATGTATCGATTTAACGGATGCACATGTTTGGGATCATACAGCTAGGCAGACGGTGGACAAAATCGTGACAAGATTATCGGACAAAGGAAAGCGAGTTCGTGTCGTTAACGATAAAAGCTCAAAAACTGCATAGAGAGTAATGGTCGACAGATGAGAAATTATAGCTAATGCGGAAAAAGCGGTGGAATAGGGTTAATACCTATACCACCGCTTTCGTATTTGGTCGAATACACTATACACCTAGCCTCTACTTATTACATTTTATCCCGCAAAAACTGCACTGCTGCACGTATGTCTGCTTCGGGATTGTCACCGACTTCACGTTCAATGGTTAAGTAGCCCGTATATCCGATGTCCTTTAGTGCTTGCAGGTAAGCATCCCATTTTACTCCGCCCTCGCCAAGCGGAAGCTCTTTGAAGATTTTGCCCGCCTTAATCATCTCTTCGACTAAATGGTGATCTGCAGATGTATAGCCAAGTGCACCATATACTTCGCGCGGGTCAACTTCCTTCACTCGTATGCCATCCTTGGCATGCGTATGCACGATGTAATCGCGCAAAGTGTATACACCTTGCACGGGATCGTCACCGGTAACCATAACCATGTTCGCAGGGTCGAAGTTGACGGAAACGCCTTTGCTGCCTAGTCCATCAAGAAATTGCTTCAGATGGGCAGCCGTTTCAGGTCCGGTCTCAATCGCGAAAAAGGCGTTCATGCTCGTTGCATAAGTACTTAGCTCTTCACATGCACGGTGCATGGAGTCGTAGATTTCACTGTTCGGATCGTTAGGTACAATTCCGATATGAGTGGTAACGATATTTGTACCGAGCTCCACGGCAAGGTCCAATATCCGCTTTGACTTTTCAATTTTCGCTGCATTAACGGTTTTGTCTTGAAAGCCATGACCACCGAGGTCTCCAACGAGCGCAGTAATATCTAAGCCAAGCGATGAAATGTATGATTTCCAATCTTTACGTGTATCCGTATCAAGATTAGCTGGATCCATCTCTCCTTGAACAGCATAAATCTGCACCCCGTCAGCCCCTACTTCTTTTGCTTTCACTAGA is from Candidatus Cohnella colombiensis and encodes:
- a CDS encoding beta-galactosidase; protein product: MSQIVLFYDEAFPFDGNREIANKLASAVVDSARNQVVVVSAERLAEALASPETVSFINLHAPYFPVDTWISILAYARSGRGLISIGGAPFKRPVRQVNGGWHIEPEQTAYHQQLHIHEALAVDCASVISLHSNEDIPLLVGQESLFSISNTWNLVPHVSKTSDLPHQMGSSGPMDTRIYPLLKGVTNDNREISAPVVLWEHVGGPFAGGRWLFINQEPGALLMEQAQALVGWATFCAKGVTELWIKPNYGSYEPGERAVLTLQAQYLGRAIRSQSAQQWNFSIAVGQKGESTEWTSTYAIHVTSEWEATIIPVPATLHEGFYTIICRAQSDDGEVRILRQGFWGVDRQLLASGTSVRAGRDYFERDGRPLPVVGMTYMTSDVARKFLFLPNVQVWDRDMAQMRRAGINWIRTGIWTAYRNIMQVDGHASEEALRAIDAFLLTAAKHELQVTFTFFSFTPETWEGVNPFLDPRSVNAQKRFIRSIVSRHRQTKGVDWDLINEPSLFDPARIFSDGPRSCRDPFEITAYRAWLMERHETIEQLREHWNATPEQLPSFDVIVPPEATEINFDIQDIHLAKKGTRWLDYVLFSMDMHNRWAKQLVDTIKEITPDRLVTVGQDEGLGAQRPSPFFYEDVVDYTTVHSWWLNDQLVWDGVFAKTANKPNLIQETGIMYVETPDGRAKRTEAELRNILERKYAYAFSTGGAGAIHWLWNTNFYMNNANESQIGAVRADGTEKPEANVSYDFGKFIEASRDLFKDRELEQVVVVFPYSNDFSNRQLAFDATTRASRVLAYEIKQSFRAVSEYHLDDLRCNPAKLIIVPSPHNFEDKAITELFEIVRDTGATLLWTGPVGLDAYWHPVNRFEQLLGSRAPANVRREELLEVAGQTYTVSYGARRIAQVAKENVAGGRNELIDVALGAGRIIWCPLPVELNDRYEPVAALYRYAIEQAQCEAEFVWERGGELAGLYGRKLAFKDGSLFIFVSELGSDAEVEVKDPVTGCGYAFTLETDRSVLFAVEASGSLLEVYRPDEVAIQVKR
- a CDS encoding SulP family inorganic anion transporter — its product is MLHRLSRINIVGIRADVLAGITTVLALIPDSLAFAFIAGVNPMISIYSSISILILISIFGGRPAMVSSTAGSMAVLMTALVAQHGVEYLFAATILTGVIQYLMGLMRMGKLMRFVPHSVITGFINSLAILIFVSQLRYFKAQSWVMYAMVGGTLLIIYLLPKLTKAIPSPLVAVAFMTIVTAFMHLNVNTVGDIAAIEPMIPLFHIPAIPFNLETLWILLPTAFSLAIVGYSETLLTQTMIDEMTEEKTSKDKEMKGQGIANSVTGFFGGMAGCALIAESVINVKVGARGRLSTIVAGLMLLLFVFVLDGVLNIIPIAALVGVMMMVCIEIFDWKYLRNIRTMPMSDTIVMIITVAIVVVTHDLAKGVIVGVLLSVLLHAYHTATHLQIHEKWEGDEKVYRVRGPLFFVSSDTLFERIDFADESDNVCIDLTDAHVWDHTARQTVDKIVTRLSDKGKRVRVVNDKSSKTA
- a CDS encoding sugar phosphate isomerase/epimerase, whose translation is MTVNQHWKVGVIVDSFQIGVRQGLVKAKEVGADGVQIYAVQGEMDPANLDTDTRKDWKSYISSLGLDITALVGDLGGHGFQDKTVNAAKIEKSKRILDLAVELGTNIVTTHIGIVPNDPNSEIYDSMHRACEELSTYATSMNAFFAIETGPETAAHLKQFLDGLGSKGVSVNFDPANMVMVTGDDPVQGVYTLRDYIVHTHAKDGIRVKEVDPREVYGALGYTSADHHLVEEMIKAGKIFKELPLGEGGVKWDAYLQALKDIGYTGYLTIEREVGDNPEADIRAAVQFLRDKM